The genomic segment GCACTTGACATTTAACAAGGAAACTCAGTCAAACAATGGCCTTTGCTGTTCCCCCTTCTCTTCCTTGGCTAGTAAGACTGGCTTTACGTCAAGAATTCTTTACTAAGCTAGATATAGATTTTCCTCCAGACTACCTGAAGACAGGTTCTTGTGAGCACTAATTATGTATGAATTTTGCAGACTCCAATTGGTTTGACATTATTTGCTCAAGAGCTTGTAGAGAATAAAAAAGGACGTTCTCATCAGCCAGTCTTGTGAAAAACAAGGTTGTCCTAAACCATGGCAGGGGAGAGGTCAGGGGCCTACGTATCAAAAGGTGCACAGGAAATGATTTGCCAAAAGCTGACCTATATTACATCAAGCCCTGTTGCTCTCGCTGGCCTGACTTGGAAAAGACACATGTTGGAATGTATGGTATCCCAgatacattttttcttttcttttttaaaaaagccagccTTATGTGGGGAAAGAACCCTATAAATTAATAAGctaatttaaatattttagtaATATAGTGGGGAATGTTGAGCTGAATAAACAGAAGATGGGGGAGGAATGACTAAGGCTTTTTAATGAGATAATTGGAAGGAATCCAGCCTTCCCAACATGGCCCTCCAGTGAGGACTTTGCAAAACCACCAGCCACTGCTGTTCTTCTCCCGAACTTCAAATAAGGTCCCTTCTTTAAAGCTGCTGGTTTCTTCATCTCCATCGAAATCTGCCATTGCCACATAGAGGGCTTCTTTGGAGACATCTGAGCTGGTGATGGGGACAGATGCTCTCTCCTTGGTCTCCCTCTCCACCAGTTTGGGGGCAGGCTTTTGGCCTAGGCCACTTTTTGCTTTGGCATCATCTTGGCCCACAGTGGGCAGGAAACCTTTGGCTTTGGGTGGAACCAGCATCGGCCTGCCAGGCACCGGGGCTGGTCTGACTTCAGGCACTTCCCTCTGTGGGGCTCTGTGCTCCAGAGAGGGGGCATGTGGAGACGCAGAGGATGCTTTCTTGGGCGGAGGTGGCCTCCTAGGTGGCACAACGGGCCGTTGGGGTGGTTCCCGGGGAACTGGAAAGCTGCTCTTGGGCTCGCTGTCGCCTGGCTTTGAAGAGGCAACAGGAGCTTTGGGCAAAGGCGCCTCCTTAAAGATCTGGCTGTCTGGTCTGGAAGGAGGCCTGACCTCTGCATTTGGTCTTTCCTGAGATCTGATGGCAAGTTCTGCTGGTGGCATGCTGTTGCTCAAGGCGTTCTCCCCTGCCGCAGAGTCCTGTTCAGAAAGCTTCTCTTGCATCCTTGCAGGCCGGAGTTTGCTCCTCAGATTGCAAATGTCTAGTTTATCGTCTGCCTGCGTCCCCGGGGGCTCTGTTCTAGGGGCTGCTGTTGGCTTGGGTCTCACCTGAGGCTTTGATTTCATAAAGGGGTTTTGGGAAACCAGCTCAGGCTTATCCTccacagggggttcaatttttgGCTTGGCTGGCTTGACTATGGGTCGGAGATTTGGCTTCTTGATTTCTTTGGGCGACACCTTGTGCCCACACTCTAACCCCATTTCATTCTTCAACTGGAACAATTTCCCTTTCTCTGTTTTGAGTTCTGGTTTCCTGCTGTCCCTTGGCGGCACAGCTTGCTTGGGAGGAATCGCCGGCAAAATCGCACCAGGGGGCTTTGGAGGCGGCCTCTGCTCTAGCCGCTGCCTTTCCATCAACTCCTCTTCCGATTTAATAATTGATTCCTTCCGAGGCGGAAGGCTAGGTTTCTCCTCTGCATCCTGATCGGAGATCTCCTCGTACCCAACAAATATAGATGTGTCGCTGTTCTCAGACACAGCGCTCTTGGGGGCCTCCTTCCCTTTCCACTTCCCTCCAAGATCGGCACCGTTGGGTGGTGCGTCAGGCAAAGGCCTGGATGGGCCAGGGGCTTCTCCATTGAAGCTGCTCTCTGATGAACTGTTGCCAAGATGGAGCTGTGCGATCTCATTTGGTAGTGGTGCCAAGAAGTTAGGCCTAGATCCATTACTTGTTTTCTTGTATTTATCAATAAAGGTAGCTGGTGCCCAACCTTCTTTCTCCTCGATCTGAATGTACCACCAACCACTCAGGTTCTTCTCAATCACCTGGGAAAGGAAACAAAGACATAATGCCCTTAGACCTTTTAGCACCAGCTCCCTCTCCCCATCACATAACAtcaggataataataataataataataataataataataataataataataataataataataaaaaatcatgATGATGTAC from the Euleptes europaea isolate rEulEur1 chromosome 1, rEulEur1.hap1, whole genome shotgun sequence genome contains:
- the SH3PXD2B gene encoding SH3 and PX domain-containing protein 2B; translation: MPRKSILEVKVLDVQKRRIPNKHYVYIIKVIWSNGSTEVIYRRYSKFFDLQMQLLDKFPMEGGQKDPKQRIIPFLPGKILFRRSHIRDVAIKRLIPIDEYCKALIQLPPYISQCDEVLRFFETRPEDLNPPKEEPIGKKRLGFIQRTASFLLRGGDLASADPMVLEQYVVVADYQKQESSEISLCAGQVVDIIEKNESGWWFVSTLDEQGWVPATCLEVQDGVQDEFSMQPEEEEKYIVIYPYTARDQDEMNLDKGTVVEVIQKNLEGWWKIRYQGQEGWAPASYLKKGSGDMLTPKLGSAVSAHSYTLDLDGISRQQNSAGRDKDGCNNQRDGRFDGRPLPNVELRRKSPKMRQRPPPRRDLTIPRGLHLPKPPVPPQVEEEYYTIADFQTTIPDGISFQAGMKVEVIEKNLSGWWYIQIEEKEGWAPATFIDKYKKTSNGSRPNFLAPLPNEIAQLHLGNSSSESSFNGEAPGPSRPLPDAPPNGADLGGKWKGKEAPKSAVSENSDTSIFVGYEEISDQDAEEKPSLPPRKESIIKSEEELMERQRLEQRPPPKPPGAILPAIPPKQAVPPRDSRKPELKTEKGKLFQLKNEMGLECGHKVSPKEIKKPNLRPIVKPAKPKIEPPVEDKPELVSQNPFMKSKPQVRPKPTAAPRTEPPGTQADDKLDICNLRSKLRPARMQEKLSEQDSAAGENALSNSMPPAELAIRSQERPNAEVRPPSRPDSQIFKEAPLPKAPVASSKPGDSEPKSSFPVPREPPQRPVVPPRRPPPPKKASSASPHAPSLEHRAPQREVPEVRPAPVPGRPMLVPPKAKGFLPTVGQDDAKAKSGLGQKPAPKLVERETKERASVPITSSDVSKEALYVAMADFDGDEETSSFKEGTLFEVREKNSSGWWFCKVLTGGPCWEGWIPSNYLIKKP